A window from Leuconostoc mesenteroides subsp. mesenteroides encodes these proteins:
- a CDS encoding sucrose-6-phosphate hydrolase, giving the protein MLIKDDINHFEKYHLYPTQGLLNDPNGLVYFKGQYHVFFQWNPHACNHKYKEWGHFVSNDLKTWTRLETALKPSLSNLDSAGIYSGTAFVKDDKLYVFYTGNVRDESGQSVASHQMWAVSEDGIHFEKLGELFPHPEGFTKDVRDPKVWQGKNGRYYLMVGARSNDNIGDILIYESENFSQWQLHGSLIEGELTDIRGYMIECPDLIEIDGKQILMFSPQGLPADEENYRYQNIHNTGYVVGTFDEETLHFKPETSFKEVDKGFEFYAPQTMHTHEGRKIMWGWAGMMTPEREASTPTIASNNWVHVLTVPRELHVTPDGLLTQTPIAEILHTTPLTDFDAVDVGQYTIDSHDNWSVSFGENMTLTRNENRLILSRRQWESGEIEKRQIVGDIDHALLIVDADIIEVFTNNNQSVMTARYF; this is encoded by the coding sequence ATGCTTATTAAAGATGACATCAATCACTTTGAAAAATATCATTTATATCCAACACAAGGTTTATTAAATGATCCAAATGGACTTGTATATTTTAAGGGACAATATCATGTGTTTTTTCAATGGAATCCACATGCTTGTAACCACAAATATAAGGAATGGGGGCATTTTGTTTCCAACGATTTGAAAACATGGACTCGTTTAGAAACTGCTTTAAAGCCTTCTCTTTCAAATCTGGATTCAGCTGGCATATATTCTGGTACAGCATTCGTTAAAGATGATAAGCTATATGTCTTCTATACAGGCAATGTCCGTGATGAATCTGGCCAAAGTGTGGCGTCTCATCAGATGTGGGCCGTGAGTGAAGATGGGATTCACTTTGAAAAACTTGGTGAACTATTCCCTCATCCAGAAGGTTTTACAAAAGATGTTAGAGATCCTAAAGTTTGGCAAGGGAAAAATGGTCGATATTATTTGATGGTAGGTGCACGATCAAATGACAATATAGGAGATATTCTCATTTATGAATCAGAAAACTTTAGTCAGTGGCAATTACATGGTTCGCTTATTGAAGGGGAATTGACTGATATTCGTGGCTACATGATTGAATGTCCAGATTTAATTGAGATAGATGGTAAGCAGATTCTAATGTTTTCACCGCAAGGATTACCAGCGGATGAAGAGAATTATCGCTATCAAAACATTCATAATACCGGTTATGTCGTCGGTACTTTTGATGAAGAGACGTTGCATTTTAAACCGGAAACTTCATTCAAAGAAGTTGACAAGGGATTCGAATTTTATGCACCACAAACCATGCATACCCATGAGGGACGCAAAATAATGTGGGGATGGGCTGGTATGATGACACCAGAACGTGAGGCTTCGACGCCAACAATTGCTAGCAACAATTGGGTTCATGTGTTGACAGTTCCACGGGAATTGCACGTAACGCCAGATGGCCTTTTGACACAGACACCCATTGCAGAAATTTTGCATACAACACCTTTAACAGATTTTGATGCTGTTGATGTGGGTCAATATACAATTGATTCTCACGACAATTGGTCAGTATCTTTTGGTGAAAATATGACGCTAACCCGAAATGAAAATCGACTGATTTTATCACGACGTCAGTGGGAGAGTGGTGAAATTGAAAAACGACAAATTGTAGGAGATATTGATCATGCACTATTGATTGTTGATGCAGACATTATCGAAGTGTTTACAAACAATAATCAATCAGTCATGACGGCACGCTATTTTTAA
- a CDS encoding ROK family protein codes for MGLLGAIEAGGTKFVVAVADHDYNIVERTSFPTLDGQKTVEQVIAFFDKFDNIDAIGIAAFGPIDIVEGSTTYGHVLDTPKRGWSGYDFLGAMKEWRDIPYYWTTDVNGAGWAEFETGAAKDVNNMVYLTVGTGVGAGIVSSGKLVVGYGHPEAGHIFLQKHPLDKYEGHCPFHGDNCLEGLAAGPAIEERWGRSAKEIPDDDIAWKIEAFYLAQAALDYTMILRPEKIVFGGGVPHREILFPLIRESFAEQMSDYLAVPDLDEYIVPVANGDNAGILGCFYLAKTLL; via the coding sequence ATGGGTTTATTAGGAGCAATTGAAGCAGGTGGAACGAAATTTGTGGTCGCTGTTGCGGACCACGATTATAATATTGTTGAGAGAACATCATTTCCTACGCTTGATGGTCAAAAAACAGTAGAGCAAGTCATCGCTTTTTTTGATAAGTTTGACAATATTGATGCTATTGGGATTGCAGCATTCGGACCAATTGACATTGTGGAAGGATCAACAACATATGGTCATGTTTTAGATACACCAAAGCGTGGATGGTCAGGATATGACTTTCTGGGTGCGATGAAAGAATGGCGTGATATTCCTTACTATTGGACTACTGATGTTAATGGTGCTGGATGGGCTGAGTTTGAAACTGGTGCAGCTAAAGATGTTAATAACATGGTTTATTTAACAGTTGGTACTGGTGTCGGTGCCGGTATCGTCTCTAGTGGTAAGCTAGTTGTTGGATATGGACATCCTGAAGCAGGACATATTTTCTTACAAAAGCACCCTCTTGATAAGTATGAAGGTCATTGCCCATTTCATGGTGATAACTGTTTAGAAGGCTTGGCTGCTGGTCCAGCAATTGAAGAACGTTGGGGACGTAGTGCTAAAGAAATTCCAGATGATGATATTGCTTGGAAAATTGAAGCCTTTTATCTTGCTCAAGCAGCACTTGATTACACAATGATTTTACGCCCTGAAAAAATTGTTTTTGGTGGTGGTGTACCACATCGTGAAATCTTATTCCCATTAATTCGCGAAAGTTTCGCTGAACAAATGAGTGACTATTTAGCAGTTCCTGATTTGGATGAATACATCGTGCCAGTTGCTAATGGCGATAATGCCGGCATACTAGGTTGCTTCTATTTGGCAAAAACATTACTTTAA
- a CDS encoding D-alanyl-D-alanine carboxypeptidase family protein has product MERNAGKKVKKYLLLIVLIIVATICFFITKQPIKNTGKFAKESSVEKRNDIPKGIKTTDWDLLLVNKSHSYQTELNFTKFTVDGNTIDQRIAQALANFRSAAQKAGYATTLVSGYRSIAYQTTVYNNSISQYEINGMSTVEAKKLTESVIQVPGSSEHQTGQAVDLAGNDALAAYPSLEAGMDQFKSQQWLIKHAPEYGFILRYPSDSQSIKETGIDYESWHFRYVGVSNATYITNHHITLEKYIQTLQKAEK; this is encoded by the coding sequence ATGGAACGAAATGCTGGAAAGAAGGTTAAAAAATATTTGCTTTTAATTGTGTTGATTATTGTGGCTACTATTTGTTTTTTTATTACTAAGCAACCTATCAAAAACACAGGTAAGTTTGCTAAAGAATCTTCTGTAGAAAAAAGAAATGATATACCAAAAGGTATAAAAACGACAGATTGGGATTTATTATTAGTTAATAAAAGCCATTCCTATCAAACAGAATTGAACTTTACGAAGTTCACTGTCGATGGTAACACCATTGATCAACGAATCGCACAAGCTCTTGCAAATTTCCGTTCAGCAGCTCAAAAGGCTGGCTACGCGACTACTTTAGTATCGGGGTATCGTTCTATTGCATACCAGACAACTGTTTATAATAATTCAATTAGTCAATATGAAATAAATGGTATGAGTACGGTAGAGGCCAAAAAATTAACTGAGTCTGTAATTCAGGTGCCTGGATCCTCAGAACACCAAACAGGACAAGCAGTTGATTTAGCAGGTAATGACGCCTTGGCAGCCTATCCTTCTTTAGAAGCAGGCATGGATCAATTCAAGTCACAACAGTGGTTAATCAAACATGCACCGGAATATGGATTTATTTTACGTTACCCAAGTGATAGTCAGTCTATAAAGGAAACGGGAATTGACTATGAATCTTGGCATTTCAGATACGTCGGTGTGTCGAATGCAACGTATATCACTAATCATCACATCACACTAGAAAAATATATTCAAACTTTACAAAAAGCTGAGAAATGA
- a CDS encoding AAA family ATPase codes for MIVLSGTIGAGKTSLTKMLAKHLDSQAFYESVDDNPILPLFYQNPKKYGFLLQIYFLNKRLEQIKKAQVDAKNILDRSIFEDALLFQLTADLNRATQTEVDIYQSLVNNMMAEIPGSVTSKDPDLLIHVRVSFDTMLARIKKRGRSFEQVEANPGLYDYYKELNSRYDDWFAAYDRSPKIQIDGDHFDFVENEESGAKVLDMIDAKLAQTGVLSF; via the coding sequence ATGATTGTACTATCAGGCACCATTGGCGCTGGAAAAACGAGTTTAACGAAAATGTTGGCAAAACATTTAGATTCACAGGCGTTTTACGAAAGTGTTGATGATAACCCAATTTTGCCATTATTTTACCAAAACCCTAAGAAGTATGGTTTTTTGCTACAAATTTATTTTCTAAACAAAAGACTAGAACAAATAAAAAAAGCCCAAGTGGATGCCAAAAATATTTTAGATCGTTCTATTTTTGAAGATGCTTTGTTATTCCAATTGACAGCCGATTTGAACCGTGCAACGCAAACAGAGGTAGATATATATCAGTCATTGGTTAATAATATGATGGCTGAAATCCCAGGTAGTGTAACGTCTAAAGACCCTGATTTATTAATTCATGTTCGTGTTAGTTTTGATACGATGCTTGCAAGAATTAAAAAGCGTGGTCGCTCATTTGAACAAGTTGAAGCTAATCCAGGATTATATGACTACTACAAAGAACTTAATTCACGTTATGATGATTGGTTCGCTGCGTACGATCGATCACCAAAAATTCAGATAGATGGTGACCATTTTGATTTTGTGGAAAATGAAGAGTCAGGTGCAAAAGTTTTGGATATGATTGATGCAAAATTAGCACAAACTGGTGTACTATCATTTTGA